One genomic segment of Flavobacteriaceae bacterium includes these proteins:
- a CDS encoding aromatic amino acid hydroxylase, translated as MNAHFELNEVTGKLPKHLHKFIVKQPYDEYTPQNQAVWRYVMRMNIDFLSKVAHTSYEKGLDKTGISPEFIPRMEGMNRILKEIGWAAVSVDGFIPPNAFMEFQAYNVLVIASDMRTIGHIEYTPAPDIIHEAAGHAPIIANPEYAEYLRRFGEIGSKAISSAEDYEIYEAIRLLSILKENPNAKASEIKKAQDKVTFLQNHMGELSEMAQIRNLHWWTVEYGLIGTTDDPGIYGAGLLSSIGESKNCLQPEVQKIPYSIEAAHVNFDITKPQPQLFVTPDFAYLSLVLEEFANTMAIRTGGLKGTQKLIASKNLGTIELSTGIQISGVFTNVIADENNHPVYFQTTGPTALASRDKELTGHGISYHKDGFGSPVGKLKGINLAIENMSPRDLKAYGIYEGEDIVLDFESGIKVVGKAITGTRDLKGKILLISFANCTVSYGNKILFQPEWGIYDMAIGKEVISAYAGPADVNSFENLGKVSKTKTTKISYRPDEIALYKLYGDVRNYRETGRVKEENLLSIFKILKTKFKNDWLLPLELYELALVKNFDCKTSILQYLHTLKKETSFGKLINDGLELLKTN; from the coding sequence TGAATATAGATTTTTTATCAAAGGTAGCGCATACATCTTATGAAAAAGGCTTGGATAAGACAGGTATTTCACCTGAGTTTATTCCGAGAATGGAAGGAATGAATAGAATTTTAAAAGAGATTGGATGGGCTGCTGTTTCGGTGGACGGATTTATCCCCCCTAATGCATTTATGGAATTTCAGGCATACAATGTGTTGGTGATTGCATCCGATATGCGTACCATAGGGCATATAGAATATACACCTGCTCCGGATATTATTCATGAGGCTGCCGGCCATGCTCCTATTATTGCCAACCCTGAATATGCAGAGTATTTGAGGAGGTTTGGAGAAATAGGAAGCAAAGCCATTTCATCGGCCGAAGACTACGAAATATATGAGGCAATCAGGTTATTATCTATTCTAAAGGAGAACCCGAATGCCAAAGCTTCTGAAATTAAGAAAGCACAAGACAAGGTAACATTCTTGCAAAACCACATGGGTGAACTCTCTGAAATGGCTCAAATAAGAAATTTACATTGGTGGACCGTAGAGTATGGGTTAATTGGCACTACAGATGATCCTGGAATATACGGTGCAGGCCTTTTGTCTTCAATAGGAGAAAGTAAAAATTGCTTACAGCCCGAAGTTCAAAAAATACCGTATTCCATTGAAGCAGCTCATGTGAATTTTGATATTACCAAACCCCAACCTCAATTGTTTGTAACTCCGGATTTTGCGTATTTAAGCTTGGTTTTAGAGGAATTTGCAAATACCATGGCTATCAGAACCGGCGGTTTAAAAGGAACCCAAAAATTAATAGCTTCTAAGAATTTAGGAACCATAGAGTTAAGTACCGGTATTCAGATTTCGGGAGTTTTTACGAATGTAATTGCCGATGAAAATAACCATCCTGTTTATTTCCAAACAACCGGCCCTACTGCATTGGCAAGTAGGGATAAAGAATTAACCGGTCATGGAATTTCTTATCATAAAGATGGTTTTGGAAGCCCGGTTGGTAAGTTAAAAGGAATTAACCTTGCTATTGAAAATATGAGCCCGAGAGATTTAAAAGCTTATGGAATTTATGAAGGAGAAGATATTGTTTTGGATTTTGAAAGTGGAATTAAGGTGGTTGGTAAAGCAATCACAGGAACCAGAGATTTAAAAGGTAAGATTTTGTTAATTTCTTTTGCAAACTGTACGGTTTCTTATGGAAATAAGATATTATTTCAACCGGAATGGGGAATATATGATATGGCTATAGGAAAAGAAGTTATTTCTGCGTATGCCGGTCCGGCAGATGTGAATTCTTTTGAAAATCTGGGAAAGGTCTCAAAAACAAAAACGACAAAAATTTCATATAGGCCTGATGAAATAGCACTATATAAATTATATGGCGATGTTAGAAACTATAGAGAAACGGGAAGGGTAAAGGAAGAAAATCTGTTGTCAATTTTTAAGATATTAAAGACTAAATTCAAAAATGATTGGCTACTTCCTTTGGAATTGTATGAATTGGCATTGGTAAAGAACTTCGACTGTAAAACCTCGATTTTGCAGTATTTGCATACACTAAAAAAAGAAACATCTTTTGGTAAGCTGATTAACGATGGTTTGGAATTATTGAAAACTAATTAA
- a CDS encoding rhodanese-like domain-containing protein — protein sequence MFNKNSSSEKIKEYLSKGAVILDVRTQMEWDEAHIEGAKHLVLDKIPEHVETIKAYRKPIIAVCKSGGRSGAAKEFLSKHGMDIINGGPWQNVAKYL from the coding sequence ATGTTTAACAAAAATAGCAGTTCGGAAAAAATTAAAGAATACCTGAGCAAAGGAGCTGTTATTTTGGATGTCAGGACACAAATGGAATGGGATGAAGCCCATATTGAAGGAGCTAAACATTTGGTTTTAGATAAAATTCCCGAACATGTGGAAACTATAAAAGCATATCGAAAGCCTATTATAGCGGTCTGTAAAAGCGGAGGTAGAAGTGGTGCTGCCAAAGAATTTTTGTCAAAACACGGTATGGATATTATCAATGGCGGGCCTTGGCAAAATGTAGCCAAATATCTTTAA